Genomic DNA from Helicoverpa armigera isolate CAAS_96S chromosome 10, ASM3070526v1, whole genome shotgun sequence:
GCCTTTAATGATATGAGACTAAACAATTACAAGTGCAAACACTCTTGTTAGTATCTgacgtaagtattttattagagCAATCTTGTTTATAAAGCACTTGTAATGGTcttagaaaatagttttaagtatattttaatacaagttATTTTCGTTGTTGCTTTGACTGGTCGTGCCGGATTTTTTGTGTTACCACGCACGTAAAACGTAAGTAAACTTACTATTACTATTATTACTTGTAGTACTTTAAAACATCggtaatatattgtaaatatagtgtgtGAACTCGTGGGGAAGTaatatttactgtaaatatGTATCGAAATTTAGTTAATTTCACGGGGCCCTTCGAAAATTCCACATTAGTATAATGTtgcgaataaattatttcataaattcttaTGCATATCGGCCATGTTTTAAAATTGCTCTTGATTAAGTCCTTTATGGAACCATTATAGGTAAACTAGTACTTGTAGCAGTTTCTGTCCAGACTACTCGCctccattttaaaacaaattagggTTCCCTTGAAGTAAATTAAAGTCAGCTAGCTAATGATTGATTTTCCTTTTTAGGATTTAATCAACAAGATGGTGGTCATTTTTGATGTTGACTGTTTTTTGACCAAATCGTCATTGATTTTACTAAATCATGTGAGATGGCCTTGGACAAACACACATTTTGTGTTATCCGAAAGCTGCAATGGGTGTGGATTTccagtttatttaaacaatatggATAGACCTACTCACTTCATTTCTAATCAAGAAAATCTAAAACTTTTCATGCATCAAAGCTTTTTTTGGTGCCCGAATTGCTCCCAGTACAGCATATATGACCATTACATAGAAGATGAATGCACAAATTGCTACTGATTTTGTATCCACATAACTTTTTACACACGCAAAAGTACTTAACTAATTTTAGAATAGTGCtatccaataaaataataataaaaacattatacggCTGGGCAACCGAAATAACAAGAAATTCCTTCCCGCGCCACCCtgtttgacaaatattttgaaggtaCGATTATACAACTGCTATCTATCGAATTACTATCTGTATCAGTGGTTTATAGTACGGCCGCGGAGTTATAACCGATTTGACACATGACGAATTGTCAATTTTAGTGAAGTAaggattaatttaattactttatttacatcGAGTATACActtatatgtaaaatatgtaatgtatctACAGTATAAGGATGTTACGAAGTTTTTCCGATTCCGAAAAGTCGGAAGTTCCGATTGATACACCTCCGACTCTGGTTTCGGCTTCGACACTATTAAATCGGAAGTCGATCGGAGGCAGCGCCACAGGAACAGCAGTACCTAAGCATGTACGAACGAAATTAAACTTGCCGCACGGGAATCCCCTCTCCGCGTGCTTTCTGTCGATTACTCTATCACTTCTTGTTTTGCATGTAATGAGATCGTGTCATTTGTTTCGTGATTGAATATTTATCGCGTCCAGCAGGCTCAGTAGCAAGCGAGCAACTTTTTAGTGGTTCTGGTCTAATCTATGATCCGTTGAGAAATAAATTGGAGACAGAGATAAAGCTGCgcagttttgtttattaaatacaatttgctACTTTTGGAGTCACTTCAtttgctttaatttaattaattgaataaagggaataataaatattaagaatcTGTCAAATCAGTAATAACTCAGCGGCCGTATTATAGCGGTAGTACCTACACAGCTGCAGTACGGGCGCCAGAGGTGCGGGGGGCGGTTGCATGTCGAACCAGTAGCTGTCTAGCAGTAGTAGCACCTGAGTTGTCAGGAAGAGCGCGTGTGCTTAATGTGAGTAAGGTGTATCGCCAGagatttacgtatttttactatatttgaaGTAACTTTCCTAGAGTATAGTAGCTACTAGTATTTCCTAGAGACGGACCTGATCACGCGTTGTGTTGAAACTCTCTACGAGGCAAGGTCAACGTGTTTCCACAAACTTGTGGgtgattatattattcttttttctagtcaaacattattttgtttacaggtTCAAAATGCCATTTAAAATTGTTCAGACCATTGAAAAGGGTAACATTGTATTGACATGTGTACCACATCAATGGGAGAGCGATGGAGTTTTGTATTGGCCCAGAAAACAAACCCAGTCACAGACGAGTAAGTTACAAAAGGATGAAGGTAGTTGGCCCGATGAATCTTGGGAAAAATAAACTGTGCGGTAAAAGGCGGAGCATAAAACGTATCAAAATGCAATACATGAAATTGATATAATGAGCAATAATTCAGACACAGAACCTGACATAGAATACGTCTCATCAAAAACAGCGCAATTGCTCTGATCTTCCACAGCTGTCATATGATAATATGGCAGAAGAAATTTTAAAGGTTTGTACAGAAACTTCAACTCATCTTGGCGCGCGGCTCTATGTGTGCGTAAAGCTTGTAGGCATAGATACCATGACTGCGGGTGACTAACTACTAACAACCGCGGGCGGCTGATTGTGATTTGATTGTTGATCAGACTATTAAACTGATTAAATATATAGAAATGTAACAATAAAGATTTACGTGACGTTAACATTATCCTTATtactaactagccgttttcccgcggtttcactcgcatcccgtgggtattactgcccgtacccggataaaatatagcctatgtcactcgtggataatgtagctttcgaatggtgaaagaattttaaaatcggtccagtagtttttaacaaagttttcctctttataatattagtatagataaatatatttacagtgtTTAATCTATACAGTGTTTTGTCACGAACTCTCTTATTTTGGAAAAGAGCGAAAAAGACAAAACACTGTGTAGCGTATGTATacactatgtaaatatttttgttagtaaggtatatatatatttattatgatatatttaaCAACTGTATGTGACATTATAGGTATTTTCAATTACTGAACCTGCACGTGTTGCTCGGACGACGACTGAGCGTCACCCGCTTCACTGTCACACAAATCAAAGCtgcatatttatatatatgtgcACACGCACTCTAGAGCCGCGCGCCAAGATGAATTTAAGTATACTTATGTGCTTTTGAATTAAAGTTAATTGATTTCAAAGTCGCTTCTGAAATACCTGTTTATAGTGCATGTAGCTGAcgtgatattttcacagatcgTGGATCGATTttacattaagtaggtatttcctTTTTGTCTGAGAGATTATATGAACTTAGACTGGTACAAACAGCGTCACGCTGTGCTAGTCTCTCGTGTATTAGCGTCACTATGTGGAAAGGGCTAGCATTATCGTGACGCTCGCCGCGCCGTCTGTACCACACGAACGAAACCGTTGCTTTCAAAATTGTTGtccgttattttttaaatgatttcaataaattatattttcagaataatGAGCATAATGCTTCTTCAGCAATAATACCTGAAGATGGAGAACAAATAATGGTGGTAAGTTATAAATACgtaacatacaaatatattgATGTTATATTACGCAGAGAATATTAGACAGCAACATAGTAAAATGTGCCGTTACTATAAGTATATCACCGTTCCAAACATATAAGCTCACTGTATTGTACtaacttaatatttacttacataaaaaatagtattGCCGTCATATTTAGCTAACTCatgattgttattgtttagaCTAATTACGAAATCACGACACCGAAAGAGTCAACTCCATCTGAAACACCGTTGAGCGCGCCgcaagaaaatattgaaaaatacattgttattcCTGAAAGTAATCAGTCGGACACACCTATAATATACTCGTACATTAATAAAGAAACAAGTTTATCAGAAGAACAATGCGAATTAAAATCCATGAAAATAGATATCACCACTATTAAAAGTGACCTAAAATCCATAAATGACGATATGAAGACTATAATGGGGACCCTGAACACAACACTAAATAATCAAGCCGTATTACACGAAACACTGAAATCGATTTTATTACAAGTGACTGAAATACAAGTTACGAACgaagaattcattaaaaaatctattacagaaaaacaaaaccattCGTTGATGTTAAAACCAATACAAGATTTAAAAGATTTAGAagagtttgaaaataaattgatggaTTCTGATTATAGAGAAGATTTACTAAGAAAGTTTAGTGTGTTTGGCACTAAAGGGACAGGGAAGGGAATCACAAGAGCATATacaattattgatattttgtttgaaagaaagtttttcaaatcgtgTTCGTGGACTGGAGCTTCACGTTCCCAAAatgaaacaacagaaaaaatCTGCTTAAAAGGTTTCTCTAAGATGATTGGTTtcttttttgaagttatttataaacaagacTCGTCGTTCCATTTAACTGactgtcataatttttttaaaacaattttgcgAAATGCCGATCAGCGGGCCAAATCGAAGCAATTACGAACTTCCGCAAGTAAATGCAGAGGAAAAAATAGCGCCAAAAGGACTTCTTCTGAAAATCCTACATCTACACCACAAACCACTGGTAACCAATTAGAAGTTGAAGATGTTACAGAGGAAATTTTTGTCTGAAACTATTTgatctaatttttatttgactaaGTGACTTTTGcatcaatattaattataacacGAGAGACATTAGACTACCCCAATCTGTCTTTGACAGTTTGGGATAGTCTGACGTGCTGTCGTCACTCAAATACAAATAGATCAATATCCCTAGTAACTAAATCAAATCATTTCAGACAAAAATTTAGTCTGATCTGATTTGCTGAAATTATCTTCTAAGTTGTGTAGTTTTAGTAAATTTTACCAGACTGCGACGATGCTCAAAATTAGGGTTATATATTTGACCTGAATTAAAGAATAtaatcttatattatattataaaaaatatttcaatttaaatttgcCATAAAGATGATTACATGATCTTAATGGCGAagttaaattgatatattttgtttaactcGTAAAGTTTTATTAGTTATAAGATTTATTAGTACAAGGAAGCtaagataaatttaaaattgttgcCAGCACATTAAGCAACCCCAAAAATCTGACAAATTTCTTTAAATGACTTTCAACTTTATTACacataaaacattcataatataataaggtGCTTATATGTTATGGATTacgttcaattttgaaaatttgtcagatttttgagataggttgatgtGCTGGCCGTACAAAGaagcttaaaaattaagtttgttgAGACTAGTTATAAGGACTACAATAGATGATTATAAGAttgattaaaagaaaaagaagaggcCCATACCCAGACATAGGTAATGTCAGGCTaaaatgacgatgatgatgagtgattattttattagtcaaaCTGATTATGAAGACTACAATAGATTATTATATGACTGATTATGAAGATGACAAAGATTATAAGACTGATTATAACGATTATAAGACTGATTATGAAACTGATTATAAAGATTATAAGACTGATTATAAAGATTGTAAgactaatgtttaattttgaataaaacataattgttataaagtatcgttttattttttgctcttTAAACTTGAAATTTACAGGGTATGTAACAATGGTAAGAAAAATATCTCTGAATTGTAAGTAATACTAactagtttacattttatattttgaactttgCATAATACCTCCGATTTTTCAATAGGAGCACAAtcgcatttataaatattcaaaaagaagATTTTAGTGGTTTTCAAAGCGTCGAGGATATTAACAATGCGATATCCCGTGATTTCTATTTCAAGCTTAGTGTTGTCTTTTAAGCTGATGGATTTTAATTCTATTACATGATTTTTGTCAGTAAGAAACCACTTGTCTTCATCTTTcgatgataaaatatatgtttctaGGTGTAAAACTAATAAACCGTTTCgctggttttttttaatatatggaTAGTGTACAATTTCTTCGCTAAGATGCTCCGTTTCGATTAACTGCCTTTCAATTATTCTTCTTGCAACTTGCTGTAATGGTTGTTTTCCATGTCTGATAGTTTGTTTAATagcgtataatttattttcaaaaggatATGCATTAAAAGTTTGCAGAATACCAAATTTTCTTACTTCGTCAACTATATgtgttaaattatgtatgttactAGTAATGTAGTCTCGCCCGTAGAAGGCCTTAAAACTTTCTGTAAAATCTTCTAACATTTTTTCAGCAATTGGCAAGAGTGGCAAATGCTTTTCATTTGAGCAAATCGTTATGGCgcaaaacaagtttaaaaaatgataaaatggtTCTGGTTTGAGCAcgtgatttaaaattataacgcttagataataaaaaaaagagcgGTATTCGGAACCTTTCCAATGGGCCAAAACATCTACAGATCTCATTGATCTGTGAATTTCTTTGGGCATTTGACAATTCAGTAAAAAGCTATTGACAATATCAATTTCACGAGCACTCCATTTGGTTAGGTATTTTCCCAACTTTCCGTCACGCCATCCAATCAACAACCGCTTCATCAAGCCAAGGTCTATTAGGTGTAATGAGTCTGCCACAGGAAAATCCTCTATCATATCTATGTTTAGTTTCAATAACGGAGAATCATGCTTATGgtgttcttcatattttttagcACGAAAATCTTTATCGTTTCTTTTAGGACAATTGGACTTAGGAAATGTTACAGTATTTGATTTATGTGAGTATTCGCCAATCACCGTACATTTCAGACAGCCATGCTTTCCATTAAAATTTGTGACACCTGTAAGAAATTAAACAtccatatttttcattcatattaaaatatcagatatcagataattcaaataatatcaatactAAACTTGCCTTTAATCAAGGCTCTTGCTGGTGAATCACAAATGAAGGCTCttaatttgactttgattttagaTTCATTTGGCGCCAACGATGTATCTAATCCATATTCTTCAAGTTCGTTCATTTCTTTCACAAAAGACTCTAAATAAGCATTTAGATCAGATGGTTTTCCTTCACCCGCATAAAttccttgaaaaataatatatctatataaataatttaataaagtaggtagttaAAGTTTCTACGATATTGAAATAGTGTTATCTTACCAATCACAAAGGGAGGTATGTGGGGAATTTCAAAGATGTTACACAAAATAGGCCAGAGTTGATGTCTTGAACTTTTGTATACAGGCAACCCATCTATGTTTACATTTAACGAAATCGTATTTCGTAAAGTATTCAAATCCAGCCCTGCAGTGTATTTTTAGGCATTTAATCAATCCGTTATGCCAATACTGTCCTGGATCTGAGGTTGTAATATGCaccgtttctttgtttgtatgaaGTAAAGTACGAGCATCTTTGGGTAAAACATTACCTAATCTTTTGTTCAAAAAAGTAAAGAGTTCGTTTAGGGCCAGGTGaggtatattaaattttatagccCAGCTTTGCATGTCTTTCAGAAATTCATGATTATTGTCATAGTCAGTGGTCTCTTCGATATATTCTTCTTCGCTGTTCTGAACTTCTTCACTTTCTGAGTCGTGGGGAAGACGTGGAAAAATATTTCTGCTCACGGAACCCTCAATTATTCCGCCTAACGcacttgattttatttctgaAGACCCTGACATAATTAATTCTTTATACCTATTTTTACCTTTCTCCTGTAACCACCACTTCTTTTCAATCGTTTCCAATCATTTAAGTTCATATTAAACTGAATTCTCACAATGGACGGGTACAACTGAATGTTACAAAATGGCTGACGTTTACTAATAAAGTGTTTGATCTAcaagtttataagttttttaacTTATAGCGCTCTTATTAAGTTCTAAGGCTAATAAAAGTCTTGAGCAAGACTATGACGGCACAAACTTGTAGTGGTCTCAGCTAAGGATGTTATAATATCGTTTTCTCTCACAAAATGCTAGTATAggatcaaaatattattcaggATTGTTTAGTCCTATAAGTGTCCTAAAAGATAATCTTGTAGTTAACTATAAGACTGATATATAAAACAATTACTCTTGAGCATATCTATGCTTGTGAAATGCTGCTACTAGTAAAAGTGTCTTATAAATGTTTTAGAGGTCAGTCTTGTAGCGGACTATAAGACCGAGATATAAAATCTAATGCGCTTGAGTATGTTTAGGCTTGGCAAATGCTGTTATAAGTCATAGAGTCTACCGCAATACCATAACAAGAACGTTATAAGTAGTAATAGACTTATAATTTTTCTTATAGGATTACTTTGCTTGTTGGGATATTGCCTAATAGACAAAGAACTTATAATACTTAGTACAAGAACTCTCTGACACAATGTTTCCACGTATTGAACATTGTGGCATTCCACATAACCACGGTTATTCGGTTATTTTGTGGATAACAAGCTTTATTATGGTGTTTCAAATGCCATAACTAAATAATTACTGATATTGCGTAAGACGAATTTAATGATCTTTGGATAGTCATTGATGAGTGAAATAgaaagggtataatttaggcggtcaccaaaaatatttttaagactctaagctgaggcaccaaataaaataaacaactccaaaaaaaataaattgactttattaaaagggcactaaagtatctaatgttatgatccaaattaaataaaataacatcagaaaaatcgcaaatctcgcacaaatattatttttggttccc
This window encodes:
- the LOC135117396 gene encoding uncharacterized protein LOC135117396 is translated as MAEEILKNNEHNASSAIIPEDGEQIMVTNYEITTPKESTPSETPLSAPQENIEKYIVIPESNQSDTPIIYSYINKETSLSEEQCELKSMKIDITTIKSDLKSINDDMKTIMGTLNTTLNNQAVLHETLKSILLQVTEIQVTNEEFIKKSITEKQNHSLMLKPIQDLKDLEEFENKLMDSDYREDLLRKFSVFGTKGTGKGITRAYTIIDILFERKFFKSCSWTGASRSQNETTEKICLKGFSKMIGFFFEVIYKQDSSFHLTDCHNFFKTILRNADQRAKSKQLRTSASKCRGKNSAKRTSSENPTSTPQTTGNQLEVEDVTEEIFV
- the LOC135117400 gene encoding uncharacterized protein LOC135117400, with the protein product MNELEEYGLDTSLAPNESKIKVKLRAFICDSPARALIKGVTNFNGKHGCLKCTVIGEYSHKSNTVTFPKSNCPKRNDKDFRAKKYEEHHKHDSPLLKLNIDMIEDFPVADSLHLIDLGLMKRLLIGWRDGKLGKYLTKWSAREIDIVNSFLLNCQMPKEIHRSMRSVDVLAHWKGSEYRSFFYYLSVIILNHVLKPEPFYHFLNLFCAITICSNEKHLPLLPIAEKMLEDFTESFKAFYGRDYITSNIHNLTHIVDEVRKFGILQTFNAYPFENKLYAIKQTIRHGKQPLQQVARRIIERQLIETEHLSEEIVHYPYIKKNQRNGLLVLHLETYILSSKDEDKWFLTDKNHVIELKSISLKDNTKLEIEITGYRIVNILDALKTTKIFFLNIYKCDCAPIEKSESL